From Nicotiana tabacum cultivar K326 chromosome 15, ASM71507v2, whole genome shotgun sequence, the proteins below share one genomic window:
- the LOC107830191 gene encoding uncharacterized protein LOC107830191, protein MATNSADNSSNVSAVHTATQPAVVVIDSSYPYYLYPSDSPGMIFVNSLSDGKGYGGWHRAIVIALSAKNKLGFIDEIYSELDSSSTDFKQWNRCNDIVISWLLNFLSKDIAESLQKELNDLVQGTSDVAGYYTKVKRIWDELDTLNTCEHCTCECDCGGKSRTLKSLQDGRLIQFLMGLNDTYSAVRSNILMITPLPSVNQAYSLLIQDEKQREIHVAQHPV, encoded by the exons ATGGCAACAAATTCTGCTGATAACTCCTCCAATGTTTCTGCTGTTCACACAGCCACTCAACCAGCTGTTGTGGTTATCGATTCCTCTTACCCCTATTATCTTTATCCATCTGATTCACCAGGCATGATTTTTGTCAACTCACTCTCTGATGGAAAGGGATATGGAGGATGGCATAGAGCCATCGTTATTGCACTATCTGCCAAGAACAAGCTTGGTTTTATCGATGAAATTTATTCTGAACTTGATTCTTCTTCCACTGACTTCAAACAGTGGAATCGTTGCAATGATATAGTTATATCATGGCTCTTGAACTTTCTGTCTAAGGACATAGCTGAAAGT ttacaaaAGGAGTTAAATGATCTAGTGCAAGGAACCTCTGATGTGGCAGGATATTATACAAAGGTAAAAAGGATTTGGGATGAGTTAGATACCTTGAATACTTGTGAACACTGCACCTGTGAATGTGACTGTGGAGGAAAGTCCAGAACCTTGAAATCCCTTCAAGATGGTAGGCTCATTCAATTTCTCATGGGGCTTAATGATACCTACTCAGCTGTGAGGAGCAACATTCTGATGATTACTCCCCTTCCTAGTGTCAATCAAGCATATTCTCTTCTCATTCAAGATGAGAAACAAAGGGAAATTCATGTTGCACAACATCCAGTCTAG
- the LOC107830192 gene encoding uncharacterized protein LOC107830192, translated as MASVGGSATAPPPPLPPKESLVRRYKFLWPMILAVNLSVGAYLFLRTKKKDVGTEAGEVVDSPSNSVSSAAAITAAPSVQPAIVHEPISGEQQREIFKWILEEKRKLKPKDPEEKRRIDDEKAILKQFIRAKSIPSL; from the exons ATGGCGTCAGTAGGAGGAAGTGCGACGGCGCCTCCACCTCCGCTGCCGCCTAAGGAATCTTTAGTCCGGCGCTACAAGTTCCTTTGGCCTATGATCTTGGCTGTCAATTTGTCTGTTGGAG CTTATCTTTTCTTGAGGACCAAAAAGAAAGATGTGGGAACTGAGGCAGGAGAAGTGGTTGATAGTCCTAGTAATTCAGTTTCATCAGCAGCTGCTATTACTGCAGCACCTTCTGTGCAGCCTGCTATTGTTCATGAACCAATTTCAGGAGAACAACAGCGTGAAATATTTAAGTGGATATtggaagaaaagagaaaacttAAGCCAAAAGATCCGGAGGAGAAAAGGCGCATTGATGATGAGAAAGCCATTCTCAAGCAGTTTATTCGAGCCAAGTCCATTCCAAGTTTGTAA